In Sinorhizobium numidicum, the following proteins share a genomic window:
- a CDS encoding sensor histidine kinase — protein MLLVGAVVTSLIEAAFTRNSATTSALYVDSVIAPILPDMRTNEVLDGAVMRALDETLGQGALGSRLASFRLWRRDGTILYSEQKDLIGKQFEPSEDLRAAFQGQLVAEYGPVDDVESEAERASGLPLLEIYNPIRQPWSGEVVAVSEFYEIAPDFQRSLSSARLLSWLAVACVTLGFFLVLSLVVFRGSRIIDEQRHTLKERVGELSELLAQNKSLNARVQRASQRVAALNEGYLRRIGADLHDGPAQLVALAALRLDSRALSESSAPAQERASEITAIKVTLEEALRELRSICSGLVLPYIEAAALGDILRLAVKAHEQRTNCEVGLSVLNPALPLSPSAKICIYRFIQEALNNGYRHAGGFGQRVSQAVEERHVIVEVSDEGQGFDLNAVGPERLGLAGLRERVESLGGSFMIRSSATGTLVRMSLSIDELEQT, from the coding sequence ATGCTTCTCGTGGGTGCGGTCGTCACGAGCCTGATCGAGGCTGCATTCACGCGCAATTCGGCCACGACCTCGGCACTATACGTCGACAGCGTGATTGCCCCGATCCTCCCGGACATGAGAACCAATGAAGTGCTGGACGGCGCTGTTATGCGTGCACTGGATGAAACTCTTGGGCAGGGAGCACTCGGCAGCCGCCTGGCATCCTTTCGACTGTGGCGCCGAGACGGTACCATCCTTTATTCCGAGCAAAAGGATCTGATCGGCAAGCAATTCGAACCCAGTGAAGATCTGCGGGCCGCTTTTCAAGGGCAACTCGTAGCTGAATACGGTCCCGTGGATGACGTCGAGAGCGAAGCCGAGCGCGCGAGCGGATTGCCCCTGCTGGAAATATATAACCCCATACGTCAGCCATGGTCTGGCGAAGTTGTTGCCGTTTCGGAATTCTACGAAATTGCGCCCGATTTCCAACGCAGCCTCAGCAGCGCACGCCTGCTGAGCTGGTTGGCCGTGGCTTGCGTCACGCTCGGCTTCTTTCTCGTGCTATCGCTCGTTGTCTTTCGCGGCAGCCGCATTATCGACGAGCAGCGCCACACCTTGAAGGAGCGGGTCGGCGAACTCTCGGAATTGCTCGCGCAGAATAAATCACTGAATGCGCGCGTTCAAAGAGCCTCTCAGCGCGTTGCGGCGCTCAACGAAGGTTATCTGCGGCGTATCGGGGCTGATCTGCATGATGGACCGGCGCAGTTGGTGGCACTTGCCGCCCTGAGGCTCGACAGTCGGGCTCTCTCCGAGTCTTCGGCCCCCGCACAGGAGCGCGCGTCAGAAATAACAGCCATCAAGGTGACGCTCGAGGAGGCACTTCGCGAGCTTCGGAGCATATGCAGCGGTCTCGTACTGCCTTATATCGAAGCGGCCGCACTCGGCGATATTTTGCGATTGGCCGTCAAAGCGCATGAACAACGCACGAATTGCGAGGTGGGGCTGTCCGTTTTGAACCCTGCGTTGCCGCTCTCCCCCTCGGCCAAGATCTGTATTTACCGGTTTATTCAGGAGGCATTGAACAATGGCTATCGTCATGCAGGCGGGTTCGGGCAACGGGTCAGTCAGGCCGTCGAGGAGCGCCATGTGATTGTCGAAGTAAGCGACGAAGGCCAGGGCTTCGATCTCAACGCAGTCGGGCCGGAGAGGCTGGGTCTGGCGGGGTTGCGCGAGCGGGTGGAAAGCCTCGGCGGTAGTTTCATGATACGGTCTTCTGCAACTGGAACGCTCGTGAGAATGTCGTTGAGCATCGACGAATTGGAGCAGACCTGA